The segment ACCGAGGAGTGTGCACTTCAGCACCTACTAAAGGCCTGTTTAGTTACGGGCGGTAAAGTTTACCGTccttcacatcgaatatttagacatactaaatatagactagttacgaaactaaaaacataactaGAGAGAATCTTTtgggcctaattagtccattattgaacactaattgccaaataaaatgaaaatactacaagacctgttaaactttaacaactccaaccaaacaccctccTAAGGCTTTGTTGAGGCAGCATGCAAAGTGTTAGGTCCAGAGGATAATGCAATAGATTACAATGTGTTGGTACAGCTTCAGGGACAGGTTACTGTAACGAAATGTGAACTGCTCCATGCTGCCAAAAAACAAGGATTTTCTACGCAATAATATGCGAACTGGGGGTAGCTCAAAACTGATCATTTAAAAAAACACAGTTTTAATTCATTTCATCATTATTTTagatcttgcaatatttgtgccGCTATCGCATGTTTGGGAGCTTTTGCTTTTTCACGGCCAATGAAAGGTAAGAAGAGATTGAAATGGCAGCAAAATCAGGAATGTGGACCGTGACTCAACTTGCAGGTTCCACCGGCCGGAACGCACGACGACCTTTTGCATTGGGGATCCGCGGCCGTACGTGTGTCGTTTGCGTGTCCGCTCGTGTCTCCGAATTCGGTAAGGGCTTAGCTAAACAACCAATTATTTGCACGACACGAGTCTTATCGCTTGGTTAATTAGTATATGTTATGGCACCCAATTATTTGCTTGCAAAAGCTTGCATCGTGTGATAATAAAACAAGCAAGTTCAGTGCGCGCGCCAGCTTTGTGCCTTGTGGGCAGAAGAATCAGTACCACCCCCGGCTGATGGTACAGGTACGTAGCTGCGTACGCAAGCAGCCTAAAACAGAGCCGTTAGAACCTACTGTAGTAGCTTTAGACGAAGTTATTAAGCGTTTTGACGACCACAAGCAAGCACTTAGTAGAGACGACATTGTGAGTTTGTGACTTGTGAGTGACGGGCGTACGTGTCGGGCGTGACGCATTATTCTGCACACAGGGCAGGTCATCCAATTTGACATCTGGAACCGCAAAACCGGAAGCGAGGACGACGATGGATGATGCACGCATGCACAGGGAAAACGAAGCCCACCCTAGCCGCGCGTGCACGCTTTCAGATTAGTATTCCGGTCACCGGTCAGCCGTCTAGACGGACGACGTCGCGATTGGATTAGCCGCCAAGTTTCGCCATCTGATCCATCCATCGATCTGCAGTCTGCTTGCTTCCGGAGAGGGGAACAGGATGTCAAAAACACTGTTCCGTTCCTCCACCCCGTACCTCTCAGACGAGTACATTGTCAGCGCGAAATTTTGTCACGTACGGCCGCACCACACACGTCAAATGAAACCTTGCCGGGCCGATGGAACAAGAGTTTTGAGAAACTCCGTCCTTTCGCAGCTCTCCTCGCCAAAGCTGACGCTTTTGTGCTAGGGACGTAATACTAGTACGGGGCCTTTGTCCGCTTTGCCTCGGATCACGACCGTCCGCCGCCCGTCCGCTCGGAGAACTCGCCACGCCAAGACCGAAATAGCACGAGCAGGCGTCTGTCTCCTGACGTGCTGTGTCGTGTGTAGGGTGTGTCCGGATCGGATGAGGCAGGCAGCCTAGGCAGAAGGTTCCCGGTAGGCCGGTAGCCAGATTCAGCTGGCTGGCGGATCCGAGAAGAAACCACGCTTTAATTCCTTCTAGATCCGAATAAAAAAGGACGGATGACACGGATCCGATAACCAGCcatcggccggccggccggcggcgaccAACCCGGCAGCGGCAGCCGTACTATACGTCAAAAGCATGGAGGGCGACACGACGCTGCTGCCTGCTGGTTTCGTCCAAGGTCCAACGTGCCCGTGTCCCGCGGACCGAAGACGACGACCGACGGgttcacgccgccgccgccgtgcgcaCGGCAGTTTCATGCGGTCCGGCCGGTGTCGGTCCCCGATCGATCGACCCCGCGTGGGTGGGGGCGCGCCGGCCGTGCGGGCAAGCAGCCACGGCACGACTGCGGCGTGCGCGTCAAAAACATCGGCCACGCCCCCACGCTTGGCTAGCTTGACCCGACCACGTCGGGCGCTTTTCACGAGCGGCCCGGGGTGGGCTATTTTGGGGGTCTCTGGTCAGCAGCGTCAGCGTCAGTAGGTGGTCTGGTGTGTATCGGGCTATCGGcgaaggagggagggagggagggagggagggcgcCAGACTATGAACAATGGGCGGTGATAGCCGGCTCTGTTTGGACTCGACGAGCAAATGCGTACTCCCTTGTCCCAGATTAACTGTCATTGGAAGAACAGTTACGTATCCCGAATTAACTGTCCTTACCTATtctttgaggccttgtttagttctataaaaaaaaatttgaggccttgtttagttctataaattttttttgaggccttgtttagttctataaaaaaaatttataaaattttctagattCCTTATCATATTAAATTTTACGGTATATGcataataaaagaaataaccaattgcataatttatctgtaatttacgagatgaatcttttaaacctaattagtctataattgaataatatttatcaaatacaaataaaattgatacaatgtttattttgcagaattttttgaactaaacaaggctgagCCTCAGCCGTAGCTGTATAGCATCGTAGTGGCAGAGCCTTTAGGTCCTCACTGCTGCATATGTAACCGTAAGAAATGGATATGTGATTTGTTTAATGTAAAAAATCTGTTATGATGTGTGTAGCATGCTTGGATTCTGACGACAAAAGGCAAGTATTAATGGCGTTCTATCCAAAAGGTGCAGAAGGTAAATCATTGTTGCTTAGGGGTGTCTTGGTCTTTTGGCACTTGCATTGCTTCTTGAGTTCGGTTTCTCGACGACGGATATTCTGGGACGGAGATAGTACTGGTGTTAATAAAAGGTCGGTAGTGTGCCGTTTTGGTCTGTATTGATGATTTGGAGAAGGAACCATGGTGTCACGCAAAAACTCTGCTCTGTTTTATAAGATGCAGTTCCAAACCACACGGTCTTATATATAAATTACATTTTCTTTGCGAAGATATATAGGTTACATTttgatcatttatttatttttatatttattatttatgtTTATAAATTTATAATTATTAGAGTATAATTGCTCAATAATATCAAGTTTATATTGTAATAACTAATTGTCACTCCTATAtcgaattataagatattttagaTTCCCCATATACCTAGCACGTCTTTATTGTGCACTTAGATATATATCAGTGGATAGTTAAAATGACGCATCCAGAAATGTCAAAACATCTTCTAATTTGAAATGAAGGGAGTagcaaactaaaaagtttttaaagttCGAACATTGATATGTGTGTACCACACATATGTAGGTACCGCACATACGTAGAAGACCACCCTTAATTCCTTATTCAATCCACATTCGCTTCTTTAGCATATATAGCAAGGGTTCAATTGTCATTGTCTTTAATCATATATCACTTCTACTTTTTTCGCCGTAGGTCATTGCTATGTTTCCCGAATGCTTTCACGCCATAGCAGCAACTGATATGCTTTCTTGTTCTGCATGCATATTGGTACATGACTCGTGTATATCACTTATTCACTTTAACATCCACCTTGTGCATGCTGCGTAGCGAGCATAGAGGCATACTTATTCAACACTCGCATAAGGGTTGTGTTGTCGTTACGATCTAGTTGTACATCACCCTGATGTCTTTTTTATGCCCCGCATGCCATAACCCAAAATGAAAACATGATAATTGTATTTGTGTGCACACCATATTTATCCACACCAATACTGCGTATTTACTATGTATTAACATGGTTATTGGTAGGGTTTTGCCTTAACAAAAACACTATTAAAATTACCTAAGTAAGGGTTCAGTTCGCATTGCATTTAACCATATCACTCCTACCTTTCCACCACAGATAATTGCTACCTTTCTCATATGCTTCCATGCCATAGTAGTAACTAATGTGCTTTCATGTTGGCATACATATAGGTAAGTATCGAGTTGTCATCATGACTCATATATCACTTCAACCTTTCACCTTGTGCACGCATGTTGTAGCGAGCATAGAGGTATACCCTTTCAAGAGACCTACGTAAAGAAAAAAGCAGTTCTATTATCATCATAGTCTAGTTGTATATCACCCCACCATGCATCTTTTCCAGTGTCCCGCACGCCATAACCTTTTCCATGTTCCACATGCCATAACCCAAAAAGATAACATGATAATTGTATTTGTGTGCACGCCTTATTTGTCCATACGATTTCGTGTATATGTTGTGCATTAACATGGTTATATGTTATATGGATCTTTTTTTGGACACTTGTATCAAGGTGATATGAGGATTATATTTCTGGAGGTAGGATATTCGTCATCAGTGGTCATCATCATGTGAATATAAACTTAATCGTGAGCCCATGAAGCATGTGTCAaccataaaaaaattatatgacTTATTATTCTCAACTCCACAATATGCATAGGCACACACGTAGAAGGCCGCGACGTATGTACCATACATACGTAGAAGACCACCCTTAATTCTTCGTACAACCCACATTTGCTTCTTTAGCATATATATAGTAAGGGTTAAATTGTCATTATATTTAACCATATATCACTCCTACCTTTCCATCATAGATCATTGATACGTTTCCCATATGCTTCCACATCATAGTGATAACTGACGTGCTTTCCTATCTAGCATGTATACAGGTAAGTATCGTGTTATCATTAATTTATCATGACTCATATATATCATTTCAACCTTGTACCTTGTGCACGTTGTCGTAGCGAGTATAGAGACATACTTGTTCAACGGTCGCACGTAAAGGAAGGGTGTGTTGTCGTTATAATCTAGCCTTATATCAACCCATTGTCTTTTCTAGCGCCCCGCACGCCATAACCCAAAAGAACAACATTATAATTGTATTGGTGTGCACGTCATATTTGTCTATACCAGTCACATGTATATGTTGTGTATTAATATGGTTATAGGTTATGTGGACCTCTTTTTTTGTGAACGCTTGTATCAAAATGATATGATGACTATTTCTAGGAGGAGGATATTTGTGAGTAGTAGTCATCAATCCCATGAACATAAACTCGATCTTGAGCCTATGGAGCATACGTTGAccataaatattttttatgtaaCTTATTATTCTCAACTCCACAATATACTTAGGTACTACATCTGTAATCTAACCACCCTCAATTCCTCGTACGACCCACATCGTACCCACATTCGCTTCTTTATTGTATACATATAGTAAGGATTAAGTTGTCATTGTATTTAATCATATATCACTTCTACCTTTTCGACATAGATCATTGCTATGTTCTCCGTATGCTTCCACGTCGTAGTAGTAACCGACATGCTTTCTTGTTCTAGCACGTATATTGGTAAGTATCAAGTTGTCAACATGAGTCATATATATCACTTCAACCTTCCACCTTGTGCACGCTATTGTATCAAGTATAGAGGCATACTCCACTTATTCAACAGTCACACGTAAAGGACGGGTTACATTGCCGTTATTGTCTAGCCGTATATCACTCCTCTGTCTTTTCTAGCACCCCGCAAGCCACAACCCAAAACGACAACATGATGACATATTTGTCCATAGTACTATGTATCTGTTGTGTATTAACTTGGTTATAGATTATGTGGATCTCTTTTTTTGTGGATGCTTGTATCAAGATGATATGAGGACTACATTTCTGGAGGTAAGATATTTGTCAGCAGTGGTTATCAATCCCACGAATATAAACTTGCTCGTGAGCCCATATAACATATGTTGACCATAAAAAACATTTTATCTAGCTTGTTATTCTCCGGTCCACAATATTTCATAATATTATGTGCTCCAAAATCAAATCATCACATCCCCTTTCGCCCTCAAAAATGATGCATCGCAATTAATTCAACCAGATTCCGATTAGGTCTCGTAATCATAGAATCGCCTGACTGGCCACTTCTCTATCCCAAATTTAACCACTTCCCATCAGTCGTCATCAGCCCTTTAAACCTTACCAAGCTCTTCCTCCAACCTCATCTAAAAAAACTTCTCATCTTACATTTTTTTTTCGCCTTCTTCCCTATAAATAACTGGCCTTCCCAAATCGCCCACAGCGCTCACACAGAAACCACCCACCGGCGCCTCGGTTTTACGGCCGTTCCCTCACCGCCCCGCGCGAGCCAAGCCATGAAGCTGGAGGTCATGCCCATGCCCAAGCAGAGGGTGCTGGAGGCGGAGCAGAGGGAGGAGGCCATGGAGATGAGCGGCCTGGACCTGTGGAAGCACGAGAAGCCCCCAAGGATCTGCCCCTTGTCCCCGCCGctcccgccgccggcggcggcgtgcgACGAGACGACGCTCGTGCCGCCGCTCAACTTCGCCATGGTCGACGACGGCATCTTCCGCTCCGGCTTCCCGGATACCTCCAACTTCCGGTTCCTCAAGACCCTCAACCTCCGCTCCATCGTGTAAGCGTCTCTTTATTTCGCTCTCCCCTACGCCGCCCCCCGTCTCTCGAATTACCGCGAAAGTTGTTGTCGCGTGCTTGTGCGGCGCTCTGAAGCGTTCTAGCGCGCCACCAGGTACCTGTGCCCGGAGCCGTACCCGGAGACGAACATGGAATTCCTCGAGAAGAACGGGATCAGGCTCCACCAGTTCGGAATCGAGGGGCGCAAGGTAAAACAATTAACAATCTGGCCACCGGTTTCAACAAAATCTTGTGCTGCTTTGCGGTCGGTTAGCGATAGTTCATGGAGGCGTAGAATTACTTCGGAGGGATTAAAATATGGTTTGCTTTCGGTAACATCCATGATACACGGCTTGTTTGCCCCGAGCCGACGTTGCTGATCATATGTCGTTTTGTGTATCCTCATTTAGTACTAGTTTTCCAGTGGTGATTTTGGGATAGCCCTGGTGCTTTAGTAAATGAGATTTATTTGTTATTGTAACTGACTTGCCTGAAAGGGTCCATAAATCCTCTTCAGTCTTCACGTAGGCACGCAGTGTTATCTGGAGAATTTTCAAAATTCACGGCGAATCAGTAGTGGTCCCTTTCAACATTGCTTTGATTAAACAAGCCAGCTGTGCTGCTGATTTAAAACAATTCTTTTCTCAATATTCTCAAGTGCTTTTTTTATTGTTGCGTTCCTATGAATACAAGCCTACCACTACCAGCGTGTACTCATCACCCCTTTTGGCTTGGAGCATCTCCATGTGTCGCCTTTATTTCTATCGCTTTTCATTTctttttgtgtttttttttcttattttggtTCCATGGTATGGTGATTTTTCGCTGTTTCTGCAAATTAGGTAAACCACGCGCAAGGGTTTTCTTGTTGGACAACACCCTAGTGAGTCGTTCAGTTCAATAGTATTTTTTAGAACTCCCGTCTTGTTCTACTGTTTGTATCCCGTACTTCATAGATGTTTGCTAGATTTCTTTTAATGGACAGTTTTATTGGTTCAGAGGAAACAAGGAATTCTTGCTGACAATATGTTTTCTTTTCTCGATGTTTCTTTTGATTGTGCATTTGTGCTGACTGTCACACTGAACTTTGTAACTTTGTCATATTTCTCCAATCTAAAACCCATCAGTCATTTTGTTGTTTCCGCACCTTGAGCTGCTCAGCTTCCTTCCGTGTTTGGCAGCCTAATCTATTATTATGGGGTCGATACGTTGCCAGAGGCTCAAAACTGACTGCAGATATCTGAGTGGTAGTGGCTGTGTCTAAGGATGGGGACGGTGCTCCAAGCGGGTACCCATGGTTtttctctagtgtaactaaatgaactaaatgAAAAAAATGAGGGAAGAAATtgtctatttagttcattaaaatACACTAGAGAAGAACCGCGGATATCCATTTGGAGGACCATCCCCATCCTTAGCTGTGTCAAACAACATACACGAATTGATTTTAGAAATGTACTGATTTATCTTTGTGAGTTTGTGAgaaaagcttcaagatatgcctGTAACTTCAGCAATGACGTCCTGAGGATGGTGAATGCACAATAAAAAAGTGTCGCAGAAGGTGGATTGTAGTTCCCCTCTATGTTGACAGTGCCTAGGAATAGATACACTGACGCTTTGCACAATGGGTAGCACAATGTGCATCCATACATATCACTATCCTGTATCTTGTTTTGTTGCTGATCAGAGGAATGGCACTACCGGCATGGGTCTGACGTAGTGttttgagaaaaatatttttctttgcttgatgaatCTGGGCGTGGACAATAAATTGATTTTTTACTAGAAATAAATTATTGTAACCATGTCGGATCTTGCTGTCATGTAAAGTGTAAATTTCTGTGTAAATATACATGTAGATATAAATGAACTGTTTCCCTTGTTTTTTTGTCCATTGTACTGAATCACAAATGCCACAGTATTTCAAATGTATTTCCACACTAATTCAGGGTATCCTTATGTTATACCACTATGCAAAAATTGGATATGTAAGCATGGTAAATTTCAACAATTTTTCTTATAGAAAACACTATTTAAAGGGGAACATATGATAGCTGAAAATGTTTGTAAGTTGTATGCCTCTATTTATGACTATCTTGAGGTCTTCTT is part of the Sorghum bicolor cultivar BTx623 chromosome 10, Sorghum_bicolor_NCBIv3, whole genome shotgun sequence genome and harbors:
- the LOC110430736 gene encoding probable tyrosine-protein phosphatase At1g05000 — translated: MKLEVMPMPKQRVLEAEQREEAMEMSGLDLWKHEKPPRICPLSPPLPPPAAACDETTLVPPLNFAMVDDGIFRSGFPDTSNFRFLKTLNLRSIVYLCPEPYPETNMEFLEKNGIRLHQFGIEGRKEPFVNIPDDKIREALKVVLDPRNQPLLIHCKRGKHRTGCVVGCLRKLQKWCLSSVFDEYHRFAAAKARITDQRFMELFDVSSLKHLTPSHC